Proteins from a genomic interval of Nostoc sp. TCL240-02:
- a CDS encoding DUF1802 family protein — translation MLMELTTTFHALKEWAVAVNALESGKTIMLLRKGGIHERNGHFQVAHKQILLYPTYEHQQAFMLKLEYANRVYPVTSGWHPETVRIGSWAEITDILPVSDEFLVNALLPFHIWNEHFISDRLKWKPRQPLYILLLRTYKLTQEQEIPYYPKYGGCKSWIDLDQSINLQETTPALSDFAYTQLVQTIRGIVGDKMARKIDMLNNNSTFC, via the coding sequence ATGCTGATGGAATTGACTACAACTTTTCATGCTCTCAAAGAATGGGCAGTCGCCGTAAATGCCTTGGAGAGTGGCAAAACAATTATGTTGCTCCGCAAAGGGGGTATTCATGAACGAAATGGACATTTCCAAGTTGCCCACAAGCAAATTTTGCTTTACCCTACTTATGAACATCAACAAGCTTTCATGCTCAAACTTGAGTATGCTAATCGTGTTTATCCAGTAACATCAGGTTGGCATCCAGAGACAGTTCGCATCGGCAGTTGGGCTGAAATTACAGATATTTTGCCAGTTAGTGACGAATTTCTTGTCAACGCCTTGCTTCCGTTCCATATTTGGAACGAGCATTTTATTAGCGATCGCCTTAAATGGAAACCACGTCAGCCCCTTTATATTCTCCTCCTGCGGACATATAAGCTAACCCAAGAGCAAGAAATTCCTTATTATCCTAAATACGGCGGTTGCAAATCATGGATTGATTTAGATCAATCAATTAACTTGCAAGAAACAACGCCAGCTTTGTCTGATTTTGCATACACCCAATTAGTACAGACAATTCGCGGCATTGTCGGCGACAAGATGGCCAGAAAAATTGATATGCTCAATAACAACTCGACCTTTTGCTAA